The following is a genomic window from Sciurus carolinensis chromosome 3, mSciCar1.2, whole genome shotgun sequence.
TGCTGCTCCTCGTTTCGGCCAATCCAAAAGCTGTAGGGGTAGCCTCCTGGGGAAGAGGTGCAGGCAGctgccaggccctgccctccAAGAGCCTCTGGCCTCCTTGAGTTGCCCTTCCAATCAGCCCAGACCTTGCTTAACTCCTCCAGTTGAAATTTCAGGCTTCCTTCTCCCAGCCCTTCCACCCTGTCTCTCCTCTAGCTCCTCCACCCAGCTCCTCCTTCCTTGATCCCAGTCCAAACCTGCAGTGTTGAGCAGCCGGGAATTATAGCAGGAGAACTCGATCCACTGTTCACAGTGCTGGGAAGCGTTGGCTAGAGCGCTGACTTCCTCCCATGATGCATTCCAATACTGGACAGCCCCCAGGAAGGGCCGCTCCATGCTAGAACCTGTTACCCGAGTTGTCCACAGCCTGTCATGCCGCACAACTGTCCATGCTCGGTTCTCTGGGAAGAGGGCGGGGACAGAGAGCTTTGGCTGGACGTGGGCATTCTCTACCCAtctccctgcctgcctccaccACCACTTCTGCCACTCAGAGTCAATAAATGGCCAGCAGCTCTGCCCCAGCTAGACCCTGGGTCCTTCACATTGAAGACCAGAGAGGAGACAGCTGGAGTGGATCAGGAATCTGTCTGTAAGCCTAGATTATGAATTCCActgtctcccttcccttctcctctatCCTCCTTTACCCTCATCACAGTTTAATCTTACTGGCCCCCACCCCCTTTGTACTTCCCTGTTCCCCCCACAATCCCCCTTATTACCTGGTCAGCTGCCCCCTCACCACTTCTCAGAGTCATTTACCTCGGATATCACAGTACACTACAAAAGGCTTCAGGGGCCACTGCCGTCGGGATCAATGGTGAAGTTTCCAGAAGTTTTCCCACTGAGTCGATAAGCCTCACAGGATTCCTTATACAAAGCTGGTAAgtggtgtggtggagaaaagacAATTTAGGGCTAGAGTGCTAGAGAAGTCAACCCCAGCTttgactgtagctcagtggtagagcacttgccaagcatgcacagggcttgggttcaatcccccacacaGCCAAGAAAAAAGTGTGGGGGGCAATCCCATCTCCGGCAGCCTTGTGATCCCCAGCAACATTCTCCTGCCCACCCCATCTGGCTTACGCTGGTGACAGGTCTCCCCCTTGTAGCCAGTCAGTTCACAGTAGCAGATGAAGTCATCCCAAGACTGATAGCAGCGTCCATCATGCTCACACATGTTAGGGCTGCACCTGGAGAATGGATCAGCATACCAAGGGAAGGGACCTTACTGGGTGCTTGAGTTCCCTGAGAACCAGGACCCAGTGACACATCCCACACCTAACTGGTCAGGTGTATGTCCAGATGCAGGGCCACTACTCAGTCTTCAGGGCTCAAACATGACTGTTCCCCCTTCCACAAAAGAGTGGAAATGCCttatcccaccccaccccacctaccaataataataataattttaaaaacctaggACCAAAAACAGAGGCATAGTTTACATTTTGAGCATGTGTCACTTTAAGAGAAAAACAGGAGGTGAGATGTCGAGCAGGAATCTTCCCTAGGTTGGGGGACTAAGGACCTGAGACAAGGAGAAGGGAGATTATTGAGAAAGACCACTCCCACTGGGAGACCATGGAAGAGGACTTTGGAGGGGGTCACCTCTTATTAGGGAGAGGGGCTTCTGGATACCTATCGGTGATGCCACATGTGTCAAAGAGGACCTCAGCAAAGTATCCAAGCCGCCGACCCTCCACCAGAGTCAGGTTGACCAGTTGACCATCCACCTTCAGCAGCTCCATGCAGCCATGGAATGCCGTCTGGTTGGAGTGGCAGCCCCATCGACTGGCTGGTTTGGGACAACCTGGAGCAACCACCCCTGTGAGGCCCTCCCCAGGGAAGACCCCAGAGACCCTCCCCCAGGGAAATACTAAGAGGGAGCCAGACATAAAGAAAGCAAGGGGGTTAGAATCAAAGTGTAGACTATGTCAACGACCTTCCACTCCCCAAGGGCCCAGAGGTGAAATGGCTTGATTGCTACAAAACTCCCCAAGTGGCCTCATGTGAGTGGACTTAGACAGGGCCTTCCTTCCCAGAGACAGGGGTCTGGCCAAGTTAGCCTCTACTTACCCCCAAAGAAGTATGAAGTCCCTGTACGGATCAGCAGTGGGTATGAAACTCTGACCTCTGCCCCCTCCACATCATCAATACTGATGACTGCATGGTTTTCCTGTGCCACAAAATTCACCTCATGCCAGAAGCCATCATTCAGGCGATACCCTGGACAAGAAAGGAGGATGGTATGGGTGGGGGAAGTAGTAActagaataagagaaaaagaccTAGAGTGGGGAAGCAGCAGACCCACTCTTCATCCCAACAGCAGTCTATGAGCCTATTACACTTCTCACACTGAGAAGTGACAtctctctcttcactctccaTAACCCCAGTAACTGACATAGAGTCTGCAAAGTTAGACATGAGTAATAAAATCTCAGAGACACCCCTAATACCGGAGAAGACCAGAACCCTCGACCTTCCGCTTCTTCCAGAAGCTTTAGCCCCTCGTTCTGCCTTCAGTCACTTTTTCCAGTACTTCCTGCTCTGCTCCCTTTACTGCCTCTCCCCTCTCCATTATGCAAGGCCTCAGTCCAGGCCTACGACCCTCCTGGACCTCGTCTGCCCTTTTCTAGTTTGCTTGTGCTTCTCCCAGACTCCCTCACCAGCGGCAAACTGAAGCTTCTTGCGGCCGGTCTGTGCAATGGACACGTTGACCTGCCCTTCGCTGAGCATCAGCTCCACATGACCCAGTCCGTCCCCAAGGCGGGAGAAAAGGAGCAGCCCTGTGAGATCCCAGGTGCGGAAGCGGAAGGAGACTGCGAGGCGGCCGCGGCGCGGGAACCCCGGCACTTGGACGAAGTTGTGAGGACCTCCAAAGTTAATGGGGTGCGGAACCGGATCCAGGCAACGGAACGCCACCTTACCCTAGAAGAAGTAAGGTCACATCAGCACCCGTGAGCCCATGCACCTGCCTGTACCTCTGCTAGTAACTGAATTTTCACACTGATCTAAGACCCTGCCCCGATACTTTCTCAGTGTTGGCGAGGGCAAGACCTCCAACCATGACCCTTCTCCCAAATATATCCATCTGTGGAGGGGGTCCCAAACAAGTCGGTCCGCTGGACGCTCCGCGCTCCGCTCGCTTGCTTGCTCTCCGTCGCTGATCTACCCGGTCTGGAAGACGACAGCTTCTTCTCTGCCTTCCAGTGTGAGAGGCAATTTTGCGCCCCAAGTCGGGCTCCAGACTCTTGGCTTCCCGGCAGCCGCGCATGCGTATGCGCCGAGTTGGAGACCCGCAGGGAGAGTATTTAAAAAGGACCTTGGGTTCGGGTCCTTACTCAGTAGTTGCACAACTGTATGACCCCTGGGAAAGTCACTCTGTCTCTGCGCCCCATTTTCCTCAGCTGTTAATTTAAGGAGGTGACTGGACTACAACTTCTTGTCTAGGGGCGGGGTGCATGGTGTTGGCACCTCCTGTGAGTCCGAGATATACCCACAACTTGGGAATCTGGCCGAGGAGAGAGGAGTCCTCGGCTTCTATCCGATTCCCAAGATCTCTTCCCGCGCCACCACTTTGTTTTCAAAGCATCTTTGGTGTCCCGTCCTCCCGTATCCCCCTGCCCACTGGCCTCGAAGGTGATCCGCGAATGACGCCGCACGGCCAGGTCTGCGATGTTGACCCGGTTGAAGATGACGTTTTCCATGCAGCCGCGGAAATTATGTCGATACGCTAGGTTCTTCTGCGCGGCGCCCACCAGACCCCCAATAAACATCTGCAGAAAGGGTGGGAGAAAAAGTTACCAGGGCACAGGAGCTGCGCATGCCTGTCTCACGCAGCCTTGCTTTAAGCTTCCCCCAGTGCCAGACCACCTTTATAAAGATTTGAAACACGCATATTCACTGGGTCGGTACTAAAATTCGGTGATCTTCCAAGCCTTAGGTCTGAGCCCTGAATCCTCCACAAAACTGGCTGCACATCTTGGGCAAGTCTATTAACCTGTTTGAGCTTCTTTATCTGCAGATTGGAGTCAGGGTCTTATGAACTCCATCGAATCGTGGGAGGATCCAAAACGACAATTTTCCTACCTTGCCTGATCCCTAAAATCTGGATTCTAGATCCCATCTTTGTAGTTCTGGGGTGAGTGTTGAGGAGTCTGCATGCTAACAGCAACAACATCGACAGGAAAACAAACCTTTCTGGTGAGCAGCAACTTTGCAAAGAGCTGCTAGCATATTCGGGAGACAAAGTCTTACTTCTGAGAGAGTACTGTCCCTTACCCACGCTTCCAGGACCCTACCCAACCAAATGTTGCCTTCTTCATCACTCACCTCCGTGTCCAGGTTCAGCCTCTCGAAGTCACCATTGAGCACGAAGCGCTGCACATAGCCATCCAGGGTGAGATTTGCTTCTCGCCCATATCGATCCACACGCACATAATGCCAGTGCTGGTCGTTCAGGACACCGCCAGCACTCACTGTGGTGTGACCCGGCCTTGGTTGGATGGGGCTGCTGCCTGAGGTTGGGGCGGGACAAAGTGAGAACCATAGTCTCGAGAACCTGAGCAAGCCCCAAGCCCCCAGGCAAAGCAGCAGCAGAGGGCCTGCCCAGAACAACCGGGAAGGGAAGCCTGGAGCCTGTGTGTGGCTGAGAGTAAGCCATgtaacctctctgggtctcttcCTGTCTGTAAAACTCAGAGTAAGatagctttttctatttcattacacaTGTGCTATACTATGAAAGCTATAAGAGGTACAAAATAATAACCGTTTGTGTGTGTTTACAGTGAGCAAATTGAGGCTCCAGCAAGTGacttctccaaggtcacacagctggcaaaAGGTAAAGTGACTCTAGAATCCAGTTCTGCTGACTTTGATTCCAGTCTTGCTAGCACCAAATGTTAAGAAAAAGGCCTTTTGTTCCAGACAGTAAAGAAGGGGCAGATCTGGCGTGGGCGTGACCAGAGTGCTGCACAACGGAGTTCCGAGCTCACCCAGGCTCATGTGCAGCAGCAGGTGCGCCCCCTGCAGCTCAAGCGTCACGTAGTCGCCCTGGGCGCCCTCGGCGTGCAGCAATAGCCCGTCCTTCTCCTCGGTTTTGAAACTGAAAGCGAACACGTCCCACAGACTTCGGCTGACTCCCCTTGGGAAGCGGTACGAGATGGCATCGTCGCCGTCGAAGTAGAGTATGTCCGACTCTGCGTGAAGTACAGTAGGTGGGCCAGAGgccagggagactctgtctcccGGGCCCCCTCCACTACCTCCGCACCCTTACTGTAGGGGCAGCCATAGAGACCCAGTCGCAGGCCGATCTTGCCTCGTGGGTTCCACGCCAGGGGTACGATGCGGATGTAGCGTGCGGTGAAGTGGTAGTGCAGGTCGTGGCGCACCACTGCGGACTCATTCACATTACCAAAGAAGGTCTGCGGGGGGTTGGGGAGAGTAGTAACCAGGTCCCCACCCTCTGCTTTGTTTCTCCATAGCCTCCCAGCCTACGATGGCTTTCCCACCTTGCCAATCTCGACTTTTGGAAAGCAAATATTCCTTCACTGCTTTTGTAGATGTGCAGTTTCCCTAGCCCAGAGTGTCCTCTCCCACCATCCTATTATATCCTTAAAGCTCAAACAAAATGCCACCTCCTTTAGGAAGCTCTCCTGGATTTACCCTAGAGTATGCTAAGCCCTGTGAGCCAAGTGTTTTTCCTACATAGTGAGCTGATAGTACCTCTGCACTTAGTCCCAAGAGTGGAATCATGGGTCCTCATCTGGGCCCACAGCTGTCTGCCTCCTTTCCCTCTCAGGTTAGTGCCCcacccagggcccagagcagagGAGGCTCCCCCAAGTGTGCATGTCTGGACCCCTGGAGTACCGAGTTGTGCCCTTGCTGGTAGAAGGGAGTCCAGCTGTCCACACGGTCACCATAGAGCAGCATGTAACGTGTGACCCAGTCCCAAGAATTAAAAGAGCCTTGTGTGGCCACAGCTCGGATCCGGTGCTTCTTCATTAAGTCTATCTGGAGCCAGGGATTTGGATCCCCAATCCGGGGTGACCATCCACTTATGCCTACAGAAGAGGCAAAGGACTTTTACCACCCTTCTCCCCTGAACCCTCCAGAGTCCCCTTCCCTCCAGGTGCAAGGAGCTCACCGTGCAACCTGGCAAAGCGTGCTGTGGTGAAAAGCCCATAGTAGGAGGAGGCACCCAGGGAGCGTGCATACAAGGGACCCACGAGTTCTTCATCACAGCCATCTGGAATGGGGAAATGAACTTGCTAGTTAGTCATGGCCCTTAAGCCCTTTCAAAGGCTGGGCCCATAGAGTGCCCAAAGCTCTCTCTTCTATGCACCCCCCAGTGGCAGACCCAGCCCTACCTTAAAGACAGGCAAGCTCAGGGGAGGTTGCCTTTTCCTAGGGAAACACTTatggaggaacagggagggcTAGACCCTCTCTAGCCCAGTACTTGCCCTGGCTTACTAACCACCCCCTCAAACACAATCTCAAATCTCAGCATCTTCCATAATCTAAATCAGTAGGACATTTACCCAACCCAATCCTCAGCATCAATTCTATTTATCAGCTCCCCCAAACTGCACCAACCCCAAATCCAGATCTTGCTCCCAACCTAGCAACCCCAGATCCCAACCCCAGTCCTAATATCATAACTAGATCCTTGTCCAGTTTTAGCTTCAGTCAGGGTCACCAACTCCTTTTTGGATCTCAGTCATAAAACCTAGCCTCAGCCACAAAACCCAGCCCCAACCACAAACTCTAGCCCCTGGGCCAGCTCCAAAGTCCAGCTCCAGTCTTTGGCAAAACCTTAACCTTAGCCTGGGTCACCAGTACCACATTTATGCCCAACCCTAACCTCAAACCCAGGCACCGGCTCCTGCTTGGATTCCAGCTCCGAATCCCCATTTGGGCTGACTCCATCTTCGGCtctgagcccagccccagccccgggaGCGCGCAGCAGCCTCGGAGCTGCATTGCGGAGCGCGGGGGAGATGCAAGAAAAGATGGGAACGGAGCAGGCGCGCGCTGGCGGGGATAGACCGACGACCACCCAGCCGCAATGCGGCGTGGGACCCACCCTGCAGGCTCTGCATTCCTGGGCCCAATCCCACCTGCCTCCGACCCCAACACTCACAGTAGCCCCAGCCCCGAGTTCCGGAGACCGCGGTGGCGAGCAAAATGCAGAAGAGCCGGAGACGCATCTTGTAGGGCTGACCGCCCCCGGCGGTCGCCTCCCTGTACCCGACTCCGACTAGGGCTCCAGTTCTGGCTCAGGCTCCAAGCTCTCTTCCTGGGATTCGCAGCAAACCGCTGACTCTTAtttcccaccccttcccctctccgCTCCTTTTTCCCTCAATCTCTCAATCTctttctcaatctctctctctctctctctctctctctctctctctctctctctctctctctctctctctctctctcgctctctcgtTCCTGGGTTTctgctcttctctcctttccaccttctctcctctcacctcccCCCCTCCCCAGCCTGTCTCTCCTGGCACGCGCGTTTTTCCCCGACCCCGCGCAAGCGCGCGCCTCAGCCCCGCTGCGAAAGGGCGGGGTAGAAAACCTCCAGTCGCTGGGAAATACCCCGAATAACCCGAGGCTCCCAGGGACAGGACGTGGTAAAAAGGAGGCAAGGACCGTGAGGATCCTGAAAAATCCAacaaaagggaggagggagagaggtgcCTAGAGATGGGATGAAGGATAAGTAAAAGAATACAACATTTTCCTAAGGCAATGAATTCTTCAGACGTGGTGTTGGGCACCCTCTGAACACTGTGAATTCAGCATTTTGACCTTATTTCACTTTTTAGATGAAAAACCTTATGCCCCAAGAGGTCAAAAACTTAAGACCACACAGCTACCTAGCAAATAATGATGTTCCCAAACCCATTCTTTTTCCACTGGCAGGGTAGAGAGAAATCCTTTCAGGGGAGATGGAATGGGAAAAGTGAGACCCTAATCCCCACCTCTCTCTAGGTCCCTCTCCCCgccccttccttcctgtctcacTAGTTATTTAACCTCTACCCCCCAGTAGCTACACCTCAGAAACCTTTGTAGCCAGAGATGGGGACGGAGCCCACAGAGCAggtgggagtgggggaagggagggggagaagggttACAccaagggtggggaaggggaagggattGGATGCTCCATCTGTCAACAGGTCTCTGCCATCCTGAGTTGTGCTGGAGCCCAAAAATCTGAACCCCAACCTTTGAGGCCCCTTTTATGTGAGTGGTTCAGTGTGCCTATGCTAAAGGTAGTGGCGGGGAGGAGGCTAGAGAAGGCAAAAGAGATGGAAATCCGTTCCAAACCAAGCTTTGGGTTCAGGGTCTAGGTCTGAGGCAGAGCCTGCATCTGATCGACCTTCCAGGCGAGGGCGCTGCAAAGGGAACTGCAAggttcctacccccacacccaccctgtactggggattaaagccaggCACTAGACAGGGGCTcaataaattgcccagactggcctctaatttgccatcctcctgccttcagcctcagagtagctgggattacaggcttgtgccaccatgagGCAAGATGTTTATTAATAATACAAATGCTTGATCTATGGAGAGCTAGATGCTTTCCATCCATTATCTTCCATACTTTGAAGAGTCTTCAATGAAAACATTGCCAGATGGGCTAGACAGGACTTCTAGTCTCTGCATCACATATTAAGTACTGAGGTTCGGAATGAGCAAAAGGCTTGTTCAAGGTCACCCAGGAAGCTAGAAGCAGAGGCAAGAGGGATGCAAGGCAAGGGAATCGAGAACCTGTTCAGATTGTGCTAGGAAGAGTCTAGAAGAGTTTCTGTACTGTTATTCCTGGTCTCACCGGAGCTTCCAGCGTGGAAGGTGTGcgggatggggggtggggggcggcgGGGAGGTGTAGGAAAGTATCTCATACCATCCCTCCTCCCATTTTGACTTCCCCAGGTTTCCTGGGACCCCTACTCCGGGGATGATGAGGCGGCATATTCAGCTGAGCCAATGCCTGAGCTCTGCTACAAGGCGGATGTCCAGGCCTTCAGCAGGGCCTTCCAACCCAGTGTCTCCCTGACGGTGGCTGCGTTAGGTCTGGCGGGCAATGGCCTGGTCCTGGCCACTCATCTAGCGGCCCGACGCACTGCCCGCTCGCCCACCTCCGCCCACCTGCTCCAGTTAGCCCTGGCCGATCTCCTGTTGGCCCTGACCCTGCCCTTTGCTGCAGCAGGGGCTCTCCAGGGCTGGAGTCTAGGAAGTGCCACCTGCCGTGCCATCTCGGGCCTCTACTCGGCCTCCTTCCATGCCGGTTTCCTCTTCCTAGCCTGTATCAGTGCCGACCGCTACGTGGGCCATCGCGCGGGCGCTCCCAACCGGGCAGCGGCCCTCCACGCCCAGCCGCGCACACTTGGTCTCAGTCTTAGTGTGGTTGCTGTCACTGCTCCTGGCGCTACCTGCGCTCCTCTTCAGCCGGGATGGGCAACGCGAAGGTCAGCGACGCTGTCGCCTTATCTTCCCCGAGGGCCTCACGCAGACTGTGAAAGGAGCAAGCGCTGTAGCGCAGGTGGTCCTGGGCTTCGCGCTGCCACTGGGCGTCATGGCAGCCTGCTACGCTCTGCTGGGCCGCACGCTGCTGGCCGCCAGGGGGCCCGAGCGCCGGCGCGCTTTGCGCGTCGTGGTGGCCCTGGTGGCAGCCTTCGTGGTGCTGCAACTGCCCTACAGCCTCGCCCTGCTGCTGGATACCGCCGATCTACTGGCAGCCCGGGAGCGAAGCTGCCCTGCCAGCAAGCGCAAGGATCTGGCACTGCTCGTGACTGGCGGATTGGCCCTGGCCCGCTGCGGCCTGAATCCTGTGCTCTACGCTTTTCTGGGCCTGCGCTTCCGCCAGGACCTGAGGAGGCTGCTACGGGGTGGGGGCTGCAGCCCAAGGCTGCAACCCCGCGGCCGCTGCCCCCGCCGGCCCCGCCTTTCTTCTTGCTCGGCTCCCACTGAGACACACAGTCTCTCTTGGGACAATTAGGGCTGCGAatccagagaaggaggagggatgcGGAAACAATTCCAGGGAGGGTAAGGGAAAGGAGTGTAGGTGGGGAAACACTGAGAACGAGGGTAGAGATCTAAAGGGCTTGCTTCTGTGCCTTGCTACATTAAACTGATAACATGGAAATGAGATGCAACCCAACAACTGTTACTATTTTTGAATCGCCGACTTGGAAGTGATTTGTAGCAGGGCAGAGACGGCGGGTTACACCCCCACCCTCCTTACCCAGCTCTTGGCTCTGAGGGGGAGGTGCTTAAGGGCCTGGGGCATAGCGGGGTGGGGGGGCTACCGAGTCTGCTAAAGCTCTAGGTACTGACACCCCCTCCACCTTCACCAAGTCTCTGCCAACAGAGGTGAAGTGGGAAAGCTGCCAgaagaggaggggcaggggttCCTCTTGAAATAGCGTAAGGAAGAGCTTTCTAACAACCAGAGCGCTATCCAGTAATGGCTGCCTTAGCAAGTACCGAGTTCCCGGCCTCTGGAATGTGTAAACTGAGGCTGTTCCGAActgtgtgtgagcctgtgtgtggTACCGAGGTAGGGGCTGGGGGACAGGAGATTCTCGTTTTGGCTGGACTTTTGCAGTAGATTAACATAATATAATTTCCTTCTAAAGTTCTCTAATGGaaagtaaaagtaatttaaaaagttgagttggaaaaaaaaaaagttgagttgGAGTTTTTCACCTTGCAGAAAAACCTAAGAGGGAATTGCAATTTGCAAATTTCCAAAAAAGAGTGATCATGGGTGTGGGGTAAGGGGCGCAGGGGGTGCTCACAGTTCCCCATCTCCCCTGGGGACTGGCTCAGAAGGAATGCACTGAGTTTGCCAAGAAGGAGGAAGGTTAGACAACACAAAGAACTTCCCAGCAGGCAAGGGCCTGGGATCCAGACAGGGAAGAGAATTTATGGTTGTGTTGTCTCCAGGCTTAGGAAAATTCAGTACAGAGCACTCTCTTTTGAGGCGAAGTCACAACCTGGATGGCCTTTACAGTCGGTGGCATTGATTCTTGGTCTTTGTTTCGCACGATCACAACAGGCAGAATTGTGTTCACGTGCGACAATTCTCTAGGTTTAATATCCGGTCAGCGAAGCTATACCCACCGCTCCAACCGAGTCTAGGGGCGAGAAGGGCGTGGCGTGGGGAGGAGGTCTCAAGGGAGGCGCTGGTTTGAAGTCCCCGCCCTGTCTCTCCCGCCAAGCCCTCGCTAGCCGACCTTCCAAGAGCCTTAATGGGAAAGCCTTGGCCTCAAGGGTCCAGGATCCAGGGAAGGCCTGGAGACCATTGCGAATCCTCAAAGGGTCTCACACACTAACCCGTGGGGGCCGACCCGAAACCCTCCGCGGGAGACTGAGGGAATCGCCGCTGAGTCAGCAACGCGCccgcacgcgcgcgcgcgcgcgtccGCTGTCTTCTGCTGTTGCCCGGGCCCCGCCCCGGCAGCTCAGAGACTCGGTTAACCCCTTCTTGCTCAGAACTGCAGAATATTTGCCCTGGAagcccgccccccccccccgctctATTTGGAGACCACAGAACTCCCCAGAATTCCAACCACTCTCGAGTTCAGTGAGCAGTTCACTCTAAATTCGATTTATTTCCGGCCTAGGtctgcccctcccctgccttgGCTGCTTCACCTAAAAAATGAGGTGACTCAGATCTAGGAACTGGACTTCTTAACTCCAGGGGTGCAAGGTCGC
Proteins encoded in this region:
- the Cntnap1 gene encoding LOW QUALITY PROTEIN: contactin-associated protein 1 (The sequence of the model RefSeq protein was modified relative to this genomic sequence to represent the inferred CDS: inserted 1 base in 1 codon), yielding MRLRLFCILLATAVSGTRGWGYYGCDEELVGPLYARSLGASSYYGLFTTARFARLHGISGWSPRIGDPNPWLQIDLMKKHRIRAVATQGSFNSWDWVTRYMLLYGDRVDSWTPFYQQGHNSTFFGNVNESAVVRHDLHYHFTARYIRIVPLAWNPRGKIGLRLGLYGCPYKSDILYFDGDDAISYRFPRGVSRSLWDVFAFSFKTEEKDGLLLHAEGAQGDYVTLELQGAHLLLHMSLGSSPIQPRPGHTTVSAGGVLNDQHWHYVRVDRYGREANLTLDGYVQRFVLNGDFERLNLDTEMFIGGLVGAAQKNLAYRHNFRGCMENVIFNRVNIADLAVRRHSRITFEGKVAFRCLDPVPHPINFGGPHNFVQVPGFPRRGRLAVSFRFRTWDLTGLLLFSRLGDGLGHVELMLSEGQVNVSIAQTGRKKLQFAAGYRLNDGFWHEVNFVAQENHAVISIDDVEGAEVRVSYPLLIRTGTSYFFGGCPKPASRWGCHSNQTAFHGCMELLKVDGQLVNLTLVEGRRLGYFAEVLFDTCGITDRCSPNMCEHDGRCYQSWDDFICYCELTGYKGETCHQPLYKESCEAYRLSGKTSGNFTIDPDGSGPXKPFVVYCDIRENRAWTVVRHDRLWTTRVTGSSMERPFLGAVQYWNASWEEVSALANASQHCEQWIEFSCYNSRLLNTAGGYPYSFWIGRNEEQHFYWGGSQPGIQRCACGLDRSCVDPALHCNCDADQPQWRTDKGLLTFVDHLPVTQVVVGDTNRSSSEAQFFLRPLRCYGDRNSWNTISFHTGAALRFPPIRANHSLDVSFYFRTSAPSGVFLENMGGHYCQWRRPYVRVELNTSRDVVFAFDVGNGDENLTVHSDDFEFNDDEWHLVRAEINVKQARLRVDHRPWVLRPMPLQTYIWLEYDQPLYVGSAELKRRPFVGCLRAMRLNGVTLNLEGRANASEGTSPNCTGRCAHPRFPCFHGGRCVERYSYYTCDCDLTAFDGPYCNHDIGGFFEPGTWMRYNLQSALRSAAREFSHMLSRPVPGYEPGYIPGYDTPGYVPGYHGPGYRLPDYPRPGRPVPGYRGPVYNVTGEEVSFSFSTDSAPAVLLYVSSFVRDYMAVLIKEDGTLQLRYQLGTSPYVYQLTTRPVTDGQPHSVNITRVYRNLFIQVDYFPLTEQKFSLLVDSQLDSPKALYLGRVMETGVIDPEIQRYNTPGFSGCLSGVRFNNVAPLKTHFRAPRPMTAELAEALRVQGELSESNCGAMPRLVSEVPPELDPWYLPPDFPYYHDDGWVAILLGFLVAFLLLGLVGMLVLFYLQNHRYKGSYHTNEPKATHDYHPGSKPPLPTSGPAQAPTPTPAPTQVPAPAPASAPASGPGPRDQNLPQILEESRSE
- the Ccr10 gene encoding LOW QUALITY PROTEIN: C-C chemokine receptor type 10 (The sequence of the model RefSeq protein was modified relative to this genomic sequence to represent the inferred CDS: deleted 1 base in 1 codon), with protein sequence MGTEPTEQVSWDPYSGDDEAAYSAEPMPELCYKADVQAFSRAFQPSVSLTVAALGLAGNGLVLATHLAARRTARSPTSAHLLQLALADLLLALTLPFAAAGALQGWSLGSATCRAISGLYSASFHAGFLFLACISADRYVAIARALPTGQRPSTPSRAHLVSVLVWLLSLLLALPALLFSRDGQREGQRRCRLIFPEGLTQTVKGASAVAQVVLGFALPLGVMAACYALLGRTLLAARGPERRRALRVVVALVAAFVVLQLPYSLALLLDTADLLAARERSCPASKRKDLALLVTGGLALARCGLNPVLYAFLGLRFRQDLRRLLRGGGCSPRLQPRGRCPRRPRLSSCSAPTETHSLSWDN